A part of Vulcanisaeta moutnovskia 768-28 genomic DNA contains:
- a CDS encoding crotonase/enoyl-CoA hydratase family protein, with amino-acid sequence MLIMGNVITERRGHVFIVMISRPERRNAIDANTAEDLFRAWRYFDGDPDLYVGIITGAGGYFSAGADLYDIDRLINRVTDPNGPLGFTRLRLSKPVIAAVSGYCVAGGLEIALWADIRVADRTAKFGFLERRFGVPLVDGGTQRLVRIVGLGRALDLILTGRLISAEEAYQWGLVNYLVDEGKALDKAIEIAELISRYPQETLRNDRLAIYEGLDKPLSEGLIIEMNYGLKSIRAGEIYEGVRRFKEGAGRHGDYINTR; translated from the coding sequence ATGTTAATCATGGGCAATGTAATTACTGAAAGGAGGGGACATGTATTTATTGTTATGATTAGTAGGCCGGAGAGGAGGAATGCTATTGATGCTAATACCGCTGAGGATTTGTTTAGGGCTTGGAGGTACTTTGATGGAGATCCTGATCTATATGTGGGTATAATCACTGGTGCTGGTGGTTATTTTTCGGCTGGGGCTGATTTGTACGACATTGATAGGCTCATTAATAGGGTTACTGACCCTAATGGTCCTCTTGGCTTTACTAGGCTTAGGCTTTCCAAGCCTGTGATAGCCGCGGTAAGTGGTTATTGTGTAGCCGGTGGTTTGGAGATAGCGCTTTGGGCTGATATTAGGGTTGCTGATAGGACTGCTAAGTTCGGCTTTCTGGAAAGGAGATTTGGTGTTCCACTCGTTGATGGTGGTACGCAGAGACTGGTTAGGATTGTTGGGCTTGGTAGGGCCCTTGACTTAATATTGACGGGACGATTAATAAGTGCTGAGGAGGCGTATCAGTGGGGTTTAGTTAATTACCTGGTTGATGAGGGTAAGGCTCTTGATAAGGCCATTGAAATTGCAGAATTAATCAGTAGGTACCCACAGGAGACCCTTAGGAATGATAGGCTCGCGATATACGAGGGCTTAGATAAGCCATTGAGTGAAGGCCTAATCATTGAGATGAATTATGGATTGAAATCAATAAGGGCTGGGGAGATATACGAGGGTGTGAGGAGGTTTAAGGAGGGTGCGGGTAGGCATGGTGATTACATTAATACTAGGTAA
- a CDS encoding AbrB/MazE/SpoVT family DNA-binding domain-containing protein, whose amino-acid sequence MRVKVTRNFQVTIPTEIRERLGIRVGDYVDITYDEKEGVIIIRPYRKKWTTYTLGKKLTPEDIEQIINEVRYENANNH is encoded by the coding sequence ATGAGGGTAAAGGTCACTAGGAATTTTCAGGTAACAATACCCACCGAAATAAGGGAAAGACTTGGGATAAGGGTTGGTGATTACGTAGACATTACCTATGACGAGAAGGAGGGAGTCATTATCATAAGGCCTTATCGTAAAAAATGGACAACCTATACGCTAGGTAAGAAGTTAACGCCTGAAGATATTGAGCAGATAATTAATGAGGTGAGGTATGAAAACGCAAATAATCATTGA
- a CDS encoding PIN domain-containing protein — protein sequence MKTQIIIDTNVLVYATFKDSEYHDESYSIIQKGDAVIPYVVLHEYIWVLMKLMKDVKIVKSKLNELSDFIIIHEDLDTIYSGLALMEEDGAPISMLNDYIILSVALRRGAYLATYDQRLRKAASKHEVTVIP from the coding sequence ATGAAAACGCAAATAATCATTGATACAAATGTTTTGGTATATGCAACGTTTAAAGATAGTGAGTATCATGATGAATCATATAGCATAATACAAAAGGGTGATGCCGTAATACCTTATGTTGTTCTTCATGAATATATATGGGTATTAATGAAACTAATGAAGGATGTGAAGATTGTTAAATCGAAACTGAATGAATTAAGTGACTTCATAATAATTCATGAGGATTTAGATACGATATATTCCGGTTTAGCTCTGATGGAGGAGGATGGAGCTCCAATTTCAATGTTAAATGATTACATAATATTGTCAGTGGCATTAAGGAGGGGTGCTTACTTAGCCACTTACGACCAAAGACTGAGGAAAGCGGCTAGTAAACATGAAGTGACGGTAATACCGTAA
- a CDS encoding penicillin acylase family protein codes for MSILLYIKLGLAVICLLLVAILLSVPISILAPLGQVLNPGTGVWNSVPPPGVGCHSSVLTINDSSAAIVVCVTPDGFIRIASNETWAVFYEEGYLTAEYRLAQMYFMAMMTMGNLSSVVGPSVLPSDEFFRTLLTPQVTQEIVDSLNKSSFTYEALYYYTLGVNAYIESLTSQRMPIIFKVLGFRPLPWTMEDTFAIQQLLTWSLSGSADQLPFTVALLKMPKQVIYAFYPAYPSSIQYPVYPEEWNLGIYNTTGNIKGLSFYSPNPLPPGITKQEFIEAIDKAIAFYEESDTAFRDSIASKLLPGINPFEHFVIGLSDEGSNNWVALSPSGQAFLANDPHLTTTVPSIWIGFQLVGPGMNVIGVDFPGVPGVILGHNPFIAWGATDAEPQVVYYYVEVTSPNHPGEYYYDGSWMPFEVVQEKIYVKGVGYVPYNVYLARNGVVIANYSGVVIVMNWTGMYPTDEGATFLYFDIAQNLTEFLEGLSYFKVGIQNFAYADRYGNIGIFAWGLYPVVNGGNPRAVMLGNGSYDWVGFIPTQYQPYVLNPPSRFALSANEILVSPNYPYYVGWIFESGFRADEIYTLLSKFEEESNITYASMEAIQLNVHDYSTNLFLPPLLNALSTHLDRLTPIEVQAYELLKDWNGDFTPNSAAATIYYFWLWNYLNDTFMPWFQYYNITPADGLGEFSIFLGPDAIFHGPLILDLANWTNNYPDIVWFNDPITGQSRNATIVMLLAFNQTISELMSKLGPTPSTWYWGRVHYRELTSFFGVNQLSVGPFPAPGDCNTINAAYGLISNEGPSWRQIVNMATPLGGIGVYPGGISENPLSPLYNDTTAYWLNGQYYTLIPPGLPQYFYYLYLPNATLPG; via the coding sequence ATGAGTATATTGCTTTATATAAAGCTAGGTTTAGCTGTGATTTGTTTGCTCCTTGTGGCAATATTACTGAGTGTTCCTATTAGCATTCTGGCTCCCCTAGGGCAGGTTCTTAATCCAGGTACTGGTGTTTGGAATAGTGTTCCTCCTCCTGGTGTTGGTTGTCATAGTAGTGTTTTAACGATTAATGATAGTTCCGCAGCCATTGTTGTATGTGTAACTCCTGATGGTTTCATTAGGATTGCCTCTAATGAGACCTGGGCTGTGTTTTATGAGGAGGGTTACTTAACAGCTGAGTATAGACTTGCTCAAATGTACTTTATGGCGATGATGACCATGGGTAATTTATCATCAGTAGTAGGTCCATCGGTACTACCCAGTGATGAATTCTTTAGGACATTATTAACACCCCAGGTTACTCAGGAAATTGTTGATTCATTGAACAAATCGAGCTTTACCTATGAGGCCCTTTACTACTATACCCTTGGCGTTAATGCATACATTGAATCATTGACATCACAAAGGATGCCCATTATATTTAAGGTTCTTGGTTTTAGACCTCTACCATGGACTATGGAAGATACCTTTGCCATACAGCAATTACTCACGTGGTCATTGAGCGGATCTGCTGATCAATTGCCATTTACTGTGGCACTTCTCAAAATGCCAAAGCAGGTTATTTATGCATTCTACCCGGCGTACCCCTCATCAATTCAATACCCCGTGTATCCCGAGGAATGGAACCTAGGTATTTACAATACCACGGGAAATATTAAGGGCCTAAGTTTCTATTCCCCAAACCCATTGCCACCCGGCATAACTAAGCAGGAATTTATTGAGGCGATTGATAAGGCAATAGCATTTTATGAGGAGAGCGATACTGCATTTAGGGACTCTATAGCTAGTAAGTTATTACCTGGCATAAACCCATTTGAGCACTTCGTAATTGGCTTGAGCGATGAAGGTAGTAATAACTGGGTCGCATTATCACCGAGCGGACAGGCATTCTTGGCAAATGACCCCCACCTAACAACGACTGTCCCATCTATTTGGATCGGCTTTCAACTGGTTGGACCTGGCATGAATGTGATTGGTGTAGATTTCCCAGGTGTTCCAGGTGTGATACTTGGTCATAATCCATTTATAGCATGGGGCGCGACCGATGCGGAGCCCCAGGTAGTTTATTATTACGTTGAGGTTACAAGCCCTAATCACCCAGGTGAGTATTACTATGATGGTTCTTGGATGCCCTTTGAGGTTGTTCAGGAGAAGATCTACGTTAAGGGTGTTGGGTATGTACCATATAATGTGTACCTAGCCCGTAATGGCGTTGTCATTGCCAATTATAGTGGTGTTGTTATAGTGATGAATTGGACTGGAATGTATCCAACAGATGAAGGAGCTACATTCCTATACTTCGACATTGCACAAAACCTCACTGAGTTTCTTGAGGGCTTATCGTACTTTAAGGTTGGAATACAGAACTTTGCGTACGCCGATAGGTATGGAAACATTGGTATATTTGCCTGGGGACTATACCCAGTAGTTAACGGTGGTAATCCAAGGGCTGTAATGCTCGGTAATGGATCTTACGACTGGGTTGGTTTTATACCGACACAATATCAACCATATGTCCTAAACCCACCATCACGCTTTGCATTATCAGCCAATGAGATACTTGTATCGCCTAACTACCCATATTACGTGGGTTGGATCTTTGAAAGTGGATTTAGAGCTGACGAGATTTATACATTGCTCTCCAAGTTTGAGGAGGAGAGTAACATAACTTACGCATCGATGGAGGCGATACAACTTAACGTTCATGATTACTCCACGAATTTATTCTTACCACCACTACTTAACGCCTTATCCACGCATTTAGACCGACTAACGCCGATTGAGGTACAGGCCTACGAATTACTTAAGGATTGGAACGGCGATTTCACACCAAACTCTGCAGCGGCCACGATATATTACTTCTGGCTATGGAATTACCTAAACGATACCTTCATGCCCTGGTTCCAATACTACAACATAACACCCGCTGATGGTCTCGGCGAATTCTCCATATTCCTAGGACCGGACGCAATATTCCACGGACCATTAATACTAGACCTGGCAAACTGGACTAATAATTATCCAGACATAGTGTGGTTTAACGACCCAATCACGGGACAAAGTAGGAACGCAACAATAGTCATGTTACTGGCCTTCAATCAAACAATAAGTGAATTAATGAGTAAGTTAGGGCCAACCCCGTCAACGTGGTATTGGGGTAGGGTGCATTATAGGGAATTAACAAGCTTCTTTGGCGTTAATCAACTATCGGTCGGCCCATTCCCAGCACCTGGTGATTGCAATACAATAAACGCGGCCTATGGATTGATATCGAATGAGGGACCGAGCTGGCGTCAGATAGTCAACATGGCCACCCCACTCGGTGGTATTGGTGTTTACCCAGGCGGTATTTCAGAGAATCCACTAAGTCCGTTATACAACGACACAACCGCATACTGGCTCAATGGACAATACTACACATTAATACCACCAGGCCTACCCCAGTACTTCTATTACCTATATCTACCAAACGCCACATTACCAGGGTGA
- a CDS encoding MFS transporter, which translates to MSDRELKLGELRARIDRLPVRPYPVSWMVIIGLGYFFAFYDILTLSFAIVSPMIQQLKMTRLEISEAVSVSLFGYIIGAYFVATVSDYWGRRWGLITNAILIAIGSLGSALSTNAIVLIASRLIAGMGIGAEIAIINTYISEITPAPIRGKMVQFTYLAGALGFAVTPFIAFALIPISPIGWRWLFGLGALVAAAIVPLRYLMPESPRWLTIKGKFDEAERVVRTLESFAEKKVRPLPPVPPPLPEKLLSKFPTAELFNRKYGPRLLMAVLFWFFDYMLAYGVIGFAPYIFVAAGFTFTTATWYIALGSIGYIVGALSMAPIADKWERKYLVASAFSIATLAVFLYAVAVGIRSPIILTIGAFLGAFATAFAVPAYTYTAELFPTRARASGFAIADGVGHLGGAVVPFIIYLVFNPLNPLSTGVWTFVLLGIFEIIATLIVLTGPRTTKLRLEQVSD; encoded by the coding sequence GTGTCAGATAGAGAGCTCAAGCTTGGTGAGCTTCGAGCAAGAATAGATAGACTCCCAGTAAGACCTTACCCTGTTTCCTGGATGGTCATTATCGGTCTTGGTTACTTCTTTGCATTCTACGATATACTTACGTTATCATTTGCTATAGTTTCTCCCATGATTCAGCAATTGAAAATGACTAGGTTAGAGATCAGTGAGGCTGTCTCTGTTTCATTATTTGGATACATAATTGGTGCTTATTTTGTTGCCACAGTAAGTGATTATTGGGGGCGTAGGTGGGGATTAATAACTAACGCCATATTAATTGCCATTGGTTCTTTGGGTAGCGCATTATCAACAAACGCCATCGTCTTAATAGCAAGTAGATTAATAGCTGGTATGGGTATTGGTGCTGAAATAGCTATTATAAATACATACATATCAGAAATAACGCCAGCACCCATTAGGGGTAAAATGGTACAATTTACGTACTTAGCAGGAGCTTTAGGTTTTGCCGTAACACCATTCATAGCCTTTGCATTGATACCAATATCGCCAATAGGCTGGAGGTGGTTATTTGGATTAGGTGCACTTGTTGCAGCGGCAATAGTTCCTTTACGATACCTAATGCCAGAAAGCCCCAGATGGCTTACAATAAAGGGTAAGTTTGATGAGGCTGAGAGGGTCGTTAGAACACTGGAAAGCTTTGCTGAAAAGAAGGTAAGGCCATTACCGCCAGTTCCACCACCACTTCCTGAGAAACTATTATCGAAGTTCCCAACGGCAGAATTATTCAATAGGAAATACGGCCCAAGACTTTTAATGGCCGTTTTATTCTGGTTCTTCGATTACATGCTTGCATATGGTGTAATTGGTTTTGCACCATACATATTCGTGGCCGCTGGCTTCACATTCACAACAGCGACCTGGTACATAGCACTGGGTAGCATTGGTTATATAGTTGGTGCGTTGTCCATGGCGCCTATAGCCGATAAGTGGGAGAGAAAGTACCTTGTGGCTTCAGCTTTTAGCATCGCCACACTCGCAGTATTCTTATATGCCGTAGCCGTTGGTATTCGTTCACCAATAATATTAACTATAGGCGCATTCCTGGGCGCCTTTGCGACGGCATTTGCTGTGCCCGCCTATACATATACTGCTGAATTATTCCCAACAAGGGCAAGGGCTAGTGGTTTCGCTATAGCCGACGGTGTTGGGCATCTTGGTGGTGCCGTGGTTCCATTCATAATATACCTCGTCTTTAATCCATTAAATCCGCTTAGTACTGGTGTATGGACTTTCGTGCTACTTGGCATATTTGAGATAATTGCCACATTAATAGTGCTTACAGGCCCAAGAACAACTAAATTAAGGCTTGAGCAGGTTTCGGATTAA
- a CDS encoding alpha/beta fold hydrolase translates to MKSGYVVTRDGVSIYYEVDGMGEPLVLVEGLGYANWMWIKQRSLANYVKLIIYDNRGAGLSSKPDKPYTMDDFANDLEDLLNYLSIDRAFIWGVSMGGMIAMYFTYRNPGRVKGLILGGTNFGVKSLPPSKEALEVLLKPPNPNLDRRQMLIERMRVAFSKDFFERHRDEVERIVEVRMMFEEDPKAYNNQLAAVLTFDFKDRLPNIVVPTLIVTGDEDYVVNPENSRIMNQLMPNSKLVILKGAGHLAIIERADDYNRLVLNFINDVINGTFKPSKEAMVI, encoded by the coding sequence GTGAAGAGCGGTTATGTAGTCACTAGAGATGGTGTATCGATATATTATGAAGTTGATGGTATGGGGGAACCCTTGGTCTTAGTTGAGGGTTTAGGGTATGCTAATTGGATGTGGATTAAGCAAAGGTCGCTTGCTAATTATGTAAAATTAATAATTTATGATAATAGGGGTGCTGGTTTGTCCTCAAAGCCTGATAAACCATACACTATGGATGATTTTGCTAATGACCTTGAGGACTTACTGAACTACCTCTCAATAGATAGGGCGTTTATATGGGGCGTCTCGATGGGCGGCATGATAGCAATGTACTTCACATATAGGAACCCAGGTAGGGTTAAGGGCTTAATCCTTGGTGGGACTAATTTTGGTGTTAAATCGTTACCGCCAAGTAAGGAAGCACTTGAAGTTTTGTTAAAACCTCCTAATCCTAATCTTGATAGGAGGCAAATGCTTATTGAAAGGATGAGGGTTGCTTTCTCCAAGGATTTCTTTGAGAGACATAGGGATGAGGTTGAGCGTATTGTAGAGGTGAGGATGATGTTCGAGGAGGATCCAAAGGCATATAACAATCAATTAGCCGCTGTACTGACATTTGACTTTAAGGATAGACTGCCCAATATAGTGGTTCCAACATTAATAGTGACTGGTGATGAGGACTATGTAGTTAACCCTGAGAATTCCCGCATAATGAATCAATTAATGCCTAATAGTAAGCTTGTCATACTTAAGGGGGCTGGTCATTTGGCGATTATCGAGCGTGCTGATGATTATAATAGGTTAGTTCTTAATTTCATAAATGATGTTATCAATGGTACATTTAAGCCGTCGAAGGAAGCCATGGTGATTTAA
- a CDS encoding class I adenylate-forming enzyme family protein — translation MLESLLRHRARIEDSIAIKVGNDSYTYSHLEALSNRIAYALSNLGVRFGDRVITLIRSPIHHVTTFFALRKIGATLVPVNPRLGIDFLNFVINDVRPSLIIDDYYGKGISMDKVIEDANHGYSYEYRMNLDEIAMILYTGGTTGPPKGAMVHEGSILWNAIITVISWGLTKNDCTIVSLPLYHTGGWNVLLMPLLLVGGKVVLPETDKFDPDWTIQTLVREGCTVYMGVPTMLDSISKSPLFESMDLSHVLFINGGGPLLPNVAQRFINKGYRIFQGYGLTEAGPNNFYIAPERYRDKVMSVGKPLLFIEMKLSEEGELLIKGPHVFKGYWNRPGERPFTEDGYLRTGDLFVIDRDGDFSFLDRKKDMIKTGGENVYSTEVEVALKQLPYIDDAAVFGVPDEHWGEAVVAVVVKKPGFKVTEDDVKKDLKKVLASFKVPKRIIFVKEIPKTQIGKISKRELRERYIKDGFKDVLDEG, via the coding sequence ATGCTTGAGAGCCTACTTAGGCATAGAGCTAGAATTGAGGACTCAATCGCTATTAAGGTTGGTAATGACTCATATACGTATTCACACCTTGAAGCTTTGTCTAATAGGATTGCGTATGCATTAAGTAATCTAGGTGTTAGATTTGGCGACAGGGTTATTACGCTTATAAGGTCGCCAATACATCACGTAACAACATTCTTTGCATTAAGGAAAATAGGAGCCACATTGGTACCTGTAAATCCTAGGCTTGGCATTGATTTTCTAAATTTCGTAATTAACGATGTTAGGCCATCCCTTATAATCGATGACTATTACGGAAAGGGTATAAGTATGGATAAGGTTATTGAAGATGCAAACCATGGATATAGTTATGAATATAGGATGAATCTTGATGAAATAGCCATGATTCTATATACAGGAGGCACTACGGGTCCTCCTAAGGGCGCTATGGTTCATGAAGGATCCATTCTTTGGAACGCAATAATAACGGTAATATCATGGGGGCTTACAAAGAATGACTGCACCATAGTATCATTACCTCTTTACCACACTGGTGGATGGAACGTATTATTAATGCCATTATTATTAGTCGGTGGTAAGGTCGTGCTCCCTGAAACCGATAAGTTTGACCCAGACTGGACAATACAAACATTGGTTAGGGAAGGCTGCACCGTGTATATGGGTGTACCAACAATGCTTGATTCAATAAGTAAGTCGCCATTATTTGAAAGCATGGATTTATCGCATGTTCTCTTCATTAATGGCGGTGGGCCGTTATTACCCAATGTTGCACAGCGTTTTATCAATAAAGGATACAGGATCTTTCAGGGGTATGGATTAACCGAGGCTGGTCCCAATAATTTCTATATCGCGCCAGAACGTTACAGAGATAAGGTGATGTCTGTCGGTAAACCCCTACTGTTCATTGAGATGAAATTATCAGAGGAGGGTGAGTTATTAATAAAGGGACCACATGTTTTTAAGGGATATTGGAATAGACCTGGTGAAAGGCCATTTACGGAGGACGGCTATTTAAGGACGGGTGACTTATTCGTTATTGATAGGGATGGGGACTTTTCATTCTTAGATAGAAAGAAGGATATGATAAAGACAGGTGGTGAGAATGTTTACTCAACTGAGGTTGAGGTAGCTCTTAAGCAATTGCCATACATAGATGACGCAGCTGTCTTCGGAGTTCCTGATGAGCATTGGGGCGAGGCTGTCGTTGCTGTTGTCGTTAAGAAGCCAGGTTTTAAGGTAACCGAGGATGACGTGAAGAAGGATCTTAAGAAGGTGTTGGCTTCGTTTAAGGTGCCCAAGCGTATAATATTCGTTAAGGAGATACCTAAGACCCAGATTGGTAAGATTTCAAAAAGAGAGTTGCGTGAGAGGTATATAAAGGATGGTTTTAAGGACGTACTAGATGAGGGTTGA